One Thermogemmata fonticola DNA window includes the following coding sequences:
- a CDS encoding preprotein translocase subunit SecA, with protein sequence MGWTLPTSAVSALLPAERVAHEHKPIENVPGRLGPLWWNRILAWVAPPWRRRLARAALVIPQIRYWEERFRDTSDEELLAVSQQLRGKARGRWNLDLLLPEAFGLVSVAIQRTLGLRPFDVQLAAGVVMHFGGLVELATGEGKTLTAALPAYLNALTGKGVHIATVNDYLARRDAEWMGPVYEKLGLTVGYLQQRMDDERRYQAYRCDITYGTASEFGFDFLRDRMKLRGGQAAAAPFWAPWLPQHNSARLDPRVQRGLVYAIVDEADSIFIDEARTPMIIANPTRLAEPEEQVVYLWADRVARTLVPDEHFYFVPKKEKLELTDAGRRQVRYSEPPTGKHAKAMDKMFEAVERALLAHYRYRRDQHYMISAEKKIVIIDEGTGRPMPDRHWRDGLHQAIEAKEGVPINMPSEHAAQITYQNFYRLYTKLAGMSGTLMPNFWELRRVYGLWVTRVPTNRPCRRILLPDRIFPTEDAKFDAVVAETQAMLAQGRPVLIGTRTVEASKKLSAKLTAAGIPHQVLNAEQNQREAEIVALAGQPGTVTVATNMAGRGTDIKLGPGVAEKGGLHVIATERHEAERIDRQLVGRAGRQGDPGSAQFFLSLEDHILEGLGQKKQRRLQALARSGQNRNWNAFAPLFRKAQRRIEKRHYRQRLDLKNYDKNRQEWLKDIGADQYVD encoded by the coding sequence ATGGGATGGACGCTACCGACCTCGGCCGTATCGGCACTTCTCCCAGCGGAACGGGTGGCCCACGAGCACAAGCCGATCGAGAACGTGCCGGGGCGGTTAGGGCCGTTATGGTGGAACCGGATATTGGCGTGGGTGGCTCCGCCCTGGCGCCGCCGCCTGGCCCGTGCTGCGCTTGTGATTCCGCAGATTCGCTACTGGGAGGAGCGGTTCCGCGATACCAGCGATGAGGAATTACTGGCAGTCAGCCAACAGTTGCGGGGCAAAGCGCGGGGACGCTGGAATCTGGACCTGCTCTTGCCGGAGGCCTTCGGTTTGGTCAGCGTAGCGATCCAGCGGACCCTGGGCTTGCGTCCCTTTGACGTGCAACTGGCCGCAGGGGTTGTGATGCACTTCGGCGGACTGGTGGAGCTGGCCACCGGAGAAGGGAAAACCCTGACGGCGGCGCTTCCCGCCTACCTCAATGCCCTCACGGGTAAAGGAGTTCACATCGCCACGGTCAACGATTATCTGGCCCGGCGCGACGCCGAGTGGATGGGACCCGTTTACGAAAAACTGGGTTTGACCGTGGGCTACTTGCAGCAGCGCATGGACGATGAGCGGCGCTACCAGGCCTACCGCTGTGACATCACCTACGGCACGGCCTCGGAATTCGGCTTCGACTTCCTGCGCGATCGCATGAAGCTGCGCGGGGGACAGGCGGCAGCGGCGCCCTTCTGGGCACCCTGGCTTCCTCAGCACAACTCGGCCCGGCTGGATCCCCGTGTCCAGCGCGGACTGGTTTATGCCATCGTGGACGAGGCCGACAGTATTTTCATCGATGAAGCGCGCACGCCCATGATCATCGCCAACCCCACACGCCTAGCCGAGCCAGAAGAGCAAGTGGTCTATCTCTGGGCCGACCGCGTGGCTCGGACGCTGGTTCCCGATGAGCACTTCTACTTCGTTCCCAAAAAGGAAAAACTGGAGTTGACGGACGCGGGGCGGCGGCAGGTGCGCTATTCTGAACCGCCGACCGGCAAACATGCCAAAGCAATGGACAAAATGTTTGAAGCGGTGGAACGGGCTTTGTTGGCTCATTACCGCTACCGCCGGGACCAGCACTACATGATCAGCGCGGAAAAAAAGATCGTGATCATCGACGAGGGCACCGGCCGTCCCATGCCAGATCGCCACTGGCGTGACGGCCTCCATCAGGCCATTGAGGCAAAAGAGGGCGTGCCGATCAATATGCCCAGCGAGCATGCCGCCCAAATTACCTACCAGAACTTCTACCGCCTCTACACGAAACTGGCGGGTATGAGCGGGACGTTGATGCCGAATTTCTGGGAACTGCGGCGGGTCTATGGGCTGTGGGTGACACGTGTGCCGACGAATCGGCCCTGCCGCCGCATTTTGCTGCCGGACCGCATTTTCCCCACAGAGGATGCCAAATTTGATGCCGTCGTGGCCGAAACGCAAGCGATGCTCGCTCAAGGCCGGCCTGTCCTGATCGGCACACGCACTGTCGAGGCCTCCAAGAAACTGTCGGCGAAACTCACCGCGGCGGGTATCCCTCATCAGGTGCTCAACGCGGAACAGAACCAGCGGGAGGCGGAAATCGTGGCCCTCGCCGGCCAACCGGGCACGGTCACCGTGGCCACAAACATGGCCGGCCGGGGCACGGACATTAAGCTGGGACCGGGTGTGGCTGAAAAAGGCGGCTTGCATGTCATCGCTACGGAACGCCACGAAGCAGAACGCATCGACCGCCAATTGGTCGGCCGGGCAGGACGGCAAGGCGACCCCGGCAGCGCCCAATTTTTCCTCTCCCTGGAAGACCATATCTTGGAAGGCTTGGGGCAAAAGAAACAGCGCCGCTTGCAAGCCCTGGCGCGTTCCGGCCAGAATCGCAATTGGAACGCCTTTGCCCCCCTCTTCCGCAAGGCCCAACGGCGCATCGAAAAACGCCACTACCGCCAGCGCCTCGATCTGAAAAATTACGATAAAAACCGCCAGGAATGGCTCAAGGACATCGGCGCCGACCAGTACGTGGATTGA
- a CDS encoding LOG family protein — protein MIQESQPLPRTPFHTSLDGEGGESSAARSSTAPPDVEDYALQIKETADKLLHDQASRGDMRLLATAVRELRYCFKIFSAYRHRRKVSIFGSARTPPQHPAYKAAEEFGRRIASAGWMVITGAGSGIMEAGHRGAGRDASFGLNILLPFEQAANPVVQGDPKLVTMRYFFTRKLMFIKESDAVVLFPGGFGTHDECFEALTLIQTGKSHLFPIVMVDEPGGNYWQLWQRFIQEGLVDRGYISRHDTSLYRITDSVEEAVRQVTSFYRVYHSLRYVRGELVLRLQQPLPPALLQRIREEFRDILSGGDFELLPGALPEESNEPELAHLPRLKFRFQRQAVGRLRQLVDLINAEA, from the coding sequence ATGATACAGGAGTCTCAACCGCTACCGCGCACTCCCTTTCATACTTCCCTGGACGGTGAAGGCGGGGAAAGTTCAGCCGCGCGTTCCTCGACCGCACCACCGGATGTAGAGGATTATGCCCTCCAGATCAAGGAAACGGCGGACAAGCTTTTGCACGACCAGGCCAGCCGGGGTGACATGCGCCTGCTGGCCACAGCGGTCCGGGAGCTGCGCTATTGCTTCAAGATTTTTTCTGCCTATCGCCACCGGCGGAAGGTGTCGATCTTCGGTTCTGCTCGGACCCCGCCGCAGCATCCCGCCTACAAGGCGGCGGAAGAGTTCGGACGGCGAATAGCGAGTGCAGGGTGGATGGTCATCACCGGCGCCGGCAGCGGCATCATGGAAGCTGGACATCGCGGCGCGGGACGGGACGCCAGCTTCGGATTGAACATCCTGCTGCCTTTCGAGCAGGCGGCCAATCCCGTGGTCCAGGGCGACCCCAAACTGGTCACCATGCGCTACTTCTTCACCCGCAAGTTGATGTTCATCAAAGAATCCGACGCGGTGGTGCTGTTTCCCGGCGGCTTCGGCACCCACGACGAATGCTTTGAAGCGCTCACCTTGATCCAAACCGGCAAATCACACCTGTTCCCCATCGTTATGGTGGATGAACCGGGAGGAAACTACTGGCAACTATGGCAACGCTTCATCCAGGAAGGACTCGTGGACCGCGGCTACATTTCCCGCCATGATACCTCCCTCTACCGTATCACCGACTCAGTCGAGGAAGCGGTGCGGCAAGTGACCAGCTTTTACCGTGTCTATCACAGTCTACGCTACGTGCGGGGGGAATTGGTTCTGCGCCTGCAACAACCGCTACCTCCCGCCCTGTTGCAACGCATCCGCGAAGAGTTCCGGGACATTCTGAGCGGAGGAGATTTTGAGCTTCTCCCTGGCGCCCTTCCTGAAGAGAGCAATGAACCGGAGCTAGCCCACCTGCCGCGCCTGAAGTTCCGCTTCCAACGGCAAGCCGTCGGACGCCTCCGGCAGCTTGTGGACCTCATCAATGCCGAGGCCTGA
- a CDS encoding DUF2203 domain-containing protein, whose protein sequence is MSQTPHRATNPAGKPRSKPIVLDLKTARRMLPLVASIVNDLVQHRRTIRQLTPEQEQLYRNRRHLDWRGRQRRYRINEEIASAERSFADALSELQGLGVQLVDDTVGEVDFPTKILGRPAAFSWRLGENNVSYWHYLGETTRRPIPTEWEHGVPTAANRPVR, encoded by the coding sequence ATGAGCCAGACACCCCATCGTGCTACCAATCCGGCAGGCAAGCCACGATCCAAACCGATCGTGCTGGATTTGAAAACCGCTCGTCGGATGTTGCCGTTGGTAGCCAGCATTGTCAATGACCTGGTACAGCACCGGCGCACGATCCGCCAACTGACGCCGGAACAGGAACAGCTTTACCGCAATCGCCGTCACTTGGATTGGAGGGGTCGGCAGCGCCGATACCGAATCAATGAGGAGATCGCCTCCGCGGAGCGCTCGTTTGCGGATGCTCTGAGCGAGTTGCAGGGCTTGGGCGTACAATTGGTCGACGATACGGTCGGGGAAGTCGACTTCCCCACGAAGATCCTGGGTCGGCCTGCCGCGTTCTCCTGGCGTCTTGGTGAAAACAACGTGTCCTACTGGCACTACCTGGGGGAAACCACCCGGCGCCCCATTCCTACTGAGTGGGAGCATGGCGTGCCGACCGCGGCCAACCGCCCGGTACGCTGA
- a CDS encoding TIGR04282 family arsenosugar biosynthesis glycosyltransferase: MHALLAMPALLPSLLVFLKYPAAGKVKTRLGAAVGFQEAAALYRTWIDRLLQNIQPLRRQARLIALYDGAPWEDFAPWHHLCDLWWVQKSGPLGERLAAAFQQAYLLAQKEAPLPSDLPSVSNSAALEQLHGGAVETASSLELSKHFPVCAIGTDCLELDVPLLQKSFELLQQYDVVIGPSFDGGYYLIGTASFRPRLFDNIRWSSRWTLEDQVQQCRILGCSVAYLPPRWDIDTLEDWQAYCQRCQSSASQGTPS; this comes from the coding sequence ATGCACGCTCTCTTGGCCATGCCTGCACTACTCCCTTCCCTCTTGGTTTTTCTGAAGTATCCCGCCGCGGGAAAGGTGAAGACACGCTTGGGAGCCGCGGTGGGTTTCCAGGAAGCCGCCGCGTTGTATCGCACCTGGATCGACCGCTTGCTGCAAAACATCCAGCCGCTGCGGCGGCAGGCTCGGCTCATCGCCCTTTACGATGGTGCTCCGTGGGAGGACTTTGCTCCTTGGCATCATTTGTGCGACCTCTGGTGGGTTCAAAAGAGCGGCCCGTTGGGCGAACGGCTGGCAGCCGCTTTTCAACAGGCCTATCTTTTGGCTCAAAAAGAAGCTCCCCTCCCGTCCGATCTTCCGTCAGTCTCTAATTCCGCGGCACTCGAACAGCTTCACGGCGGGGCTGTTGAAACGGCGTCATCGCTGGAGCTTTCTAAGCACTTCCCGGTTTGTGCCATCGGGACCGATTGCTTGGAACTGGACGTTCCCCTTCTTCAGAAGAGCTTCGAGCTATTGCAACAGTATGATGTCGTGATCGGTCCCTCCTTCGACGGCGGCTATTATTTGATCGGCACGGCTTCGTTCCGTCCCCGTCTGTTCGACAACATTCGTTGGTCTTCTCGCTGGACCCTGGAGGATCAAGTCCAGCAGTGCCGCATCTTGGGTTGCTCCGTGGCTTATTTGCCCCCGCGCTGGGATATCGATACTCTTGAGGACTGGCAGGCTTACTGCCAGCGCTGCCAGAGTTCCGCTAGCCAGGGGACTCCGTCCTAG
- a CDS encoding M24 family metallopeptidase — protein sequence MLDIAAVQAALREYDCDGWLLYDFRGLNLLAQRLLALEEKKLSRRWFYLIPVQGEPRKVVHAIEPWALDHLPGRKIVYRRWQELEQGVGQVLAGCRRVALEYSPRNANPYVSRVDGGTLELIRACGCEPVSSGDLIQLFEAAWDAEQERSHFEAARLCRQAFDAAFDFIRTQIRQYGRVTESAVQKHILEFFESHDLTTYSPPIVAANAHSGDPHFETSPEQDVAIGPDTYVLIDLWAKKKQPRAVYADYTRVAYVGERVPEEIERVFRVVVAARDAGIRHVQEAFAARRPLQGWEVDAVVRDVIDSAGYGDYFTHRTGHNIGQEVHGNGAHIDGFETREERRLIPRTAFSIEPGIYLPQFGVRSEVNVYIDAAGTVHITGGEPQQEIHLLRP from the coding sequence ATGCTCGACATCGCGGCCGTTCAGGCGGCATTAAGGGAGTACGATTGTGATGGTTGGCTGCTGTACGATTTTCGCGGCTTGAATCTTCTCGCTCAACGCCTGCTGGCCCTGGAGGAAAAAAAACTGTCCCGGCGGTGGTTCTATCTCATTCCGGTGCAGGGCGAGCCGCGCAAGGTGGTTCATGCCATCGAACCGTGGGCTTTGGATCACCTGCCGGGGCGGAAAATCGTTTACCGCCGTTGGCAGGAATTGGAGCAGGGGGTGGGGCAGGTTTTGGCGGGCTGCCGGCGCGTGGCCTTGGAATACAGCCCGCGCAATGCCAATCCTTACGTCAGTCGCGTGGATGGCGGGACGCTGGAGCTGATTCGGGCGTGCGGTTGCGAGCCGGTGTCCTCTGGGGACCTGATTCAGTTATTCGAGGCGGCGTGGGATGCGGAACAGGAACGTTCCCACTTCGAGGCCGCCCGCCTGTGCCGGCAGGCGTTTGATGCCGCTTTCGACTTCATTCGGACGCAGATTCGCCAGTACGGTCGGGTGACTGAGTCTGCCGTGCAGAAGCACATTCTGGAGTTTTTCGAGAGTCACGATTTGACCACCTACAGCCCACCGATTGTGGCGGCCAATGCCCATAGCGGCGATCCGCACTTCGAGACCAGTCCGGAGCAAGATGTGGCCATCGGTCCGGATACCTACGTGCTGATTGATCTGTGGGCCAAAAAGAAGCAGCCGCGCGCCGTGTATGCCGACTACACCCGCGTCGCCTATGTCGGAGAGCGCGTGCCGGAGGAGATCGAGCGCGTCTTCCGCGTGGTGGTCGCGGCACGGGATGCCGGCATCCGCCATGTGCAGGAGGCTTTTGCCGCACGCCGCCCCTTGCAGGGGTGGGAAGTCGATGCTGTGGTGCGCGATGTCATCGACAGTGCCGGCTATGGAGACTATTTCACCCACCGCACTGGCCACAACATCGGTCAGGAAGTCCACGGCAACGGAGCCCACATCGACGGCTTCGAGACCCGCGAAGAACGCCGCCTGATCCCGCGGACCGCCTTCAGCATCGAGCCGGGGATTTACCTGCCCCAATTCGGCGTGCGCAGTGAAGTGAATGTGTATATCGATGCTGCGGGGACTGTGCACATCACCGGGGGCGAACCGCAACAGGAAATCCACCTGTTGCGCCCGTGA
- a CDS encoding c-type cytochrome, giving the protein MLSLFCGGSGPLSAVEPAELKPGLVAIYQEPTGSRKEGPPRSVVRLESTVAVLLDRGETVHPRLEALGSARWLGYVNVVRGGNYRFSATIRHGTVVVQVDGKEVLRGQAGEQETTIQGPEVSLGGGVRLLEVAWTCHLTPTRCTLWWEGPGFIREPLNGHYLGHLPSQRPTQFRAEVQREQGRFLFEELACMRCHRPAQEVGGAPSSGKDKNPPLPTAAALLARSLADRSGPKLTNLGRRVYAGWLDRWLDHPQKLRPQATMPRLFGEDAVGQAERYAIVQFFLQQAGPPLPQFRPPLLANNEWKQSINRGQTLFFVTGCAACHQEQKAAEKNEEEEGREPLRPEDSLYGLGTSQGSTPKYVLGSLGSKTRPEVLADYLRNPLTLHPGGRMPQMQLQPQEATDLARFLCLNRDDSIPADLPPLPSVAPQKLFALHGQPLPDGWDQLPAERQWGAAGEMLLAAKGCVNCHDIEVNGKPLPARLAVPLERVLATKHPGCLNEQQQQGKAPRYALTPEQRDALQAFLRDGWQVSAARSPAYVARVALRRYGCLNCHVRDGEGGIPNPLAERMRLLEKAENADDIRPPVLTGIGHKARRSWLQAVLLEGQRARPWMQLRMPQYGADHVGTLPDALPRLEGMPPDDEVRKVPLSTELIAQGRQIIGKSGLGCISCHDISGIANPGTRGPDLATIQQRVRYEWYERWLHQPLRMAPGTRMPQAFVDGQSTLKTAFGGNPQAQAQAMWAYLSLGPGLPLPEGLEPPKGLILAVRERPELLRTFLPETGARAIAIGYPQGVHLAFSAEQCRLVYAWSGNFLDVSPVWNNRGGAPAKLLGPKFWTAPPVHPWGWTSSGAEPPLFEKRLQDPAWGAPLPQEPPRVYSGPRLVRFDGYSLDAQGRPAFRYAIQTEAGNKEEVHITETPAPLRSAVATGLARQFQWEAPPQGTLWFLAATASGPPRVQDVTTGRIRPWNVSSEGAELAATGWRVLLPQSGGGVLALEAHQAPPGTCWHWVKQNNGGSLLLRFPPQQQRWQGQITVAIWSLPRDEDALLRDLGK; this is encoded by the coding sequence ATGCTGAGCCTGTTCTGCGGGGGGAGCGGTCCGCTCTCCGCGGTGGAACCTGCGGAGTTGAAGCCGGGGCTGGTGGCCATTTATCAGGAACCTACGGGAAGCCGCAAGGAGGGACCGCCTCGCAGCGTCGTGCGATTGGAAAGCACGGTAGCGGTGCTCCTGGATCGCGGGGAAACCGTCCATCCACGGCTGGAAGCCTTGGGTAGCGCGCGTTGGTTGGGGTATGTCAATGTGGTGCGAGGCGGGAATTACCGCTTCAGTGCCACGATCCGCCACGGAACAGTGGTGGTGCAGGTCGATGGGAAAGAGGTGTTGCGCGGCCAAGCCGGCGAGCAAGAGACGACCATCCAGGGACCGGAAGTCTCCCTCGGCGGAGGGGTCCGCCTCCTGGAAGTGGCATGGACCTGTCACTTGACACCGACTCGGTGCACCCTGTGGTGGGAGGGACCGGGCTTCATTCGTGAGCCGCTCAATGGCCATTATTTGGGGCATTTACCGTCCCAACGGCCAACGCAGTTTCGCGCCGAGGTGCAGCGCGAACAGGGGCGATTTTTATTTGAGGAATTGGCCTGCATGCGGTGCCACCGTCCGGCCCAAGAAGTCGGTGGCGCCCCGTCTTCTGGTAAAGACAAAAATCCTCCACTGCCTACTGCCGCGGCTTTGCTCGCTCGGTCGTTGGCGGATCGCAGCGGCCCGAAGCTGACGAACCTGGGACGGCGCGTTTACGCCGGCTGGCTCGACCGCTGGCTGGACCATCCGCAGAAGCTACGCCCTCAGGCCACTATGCCGCGACTCTTCGGAGAGGATGCTGTCGGCCAGGCGGAACGTTATGCCATCGTCCAGTTTTTCCTCCAGCAGGCCGGCCCGCCCCTGCCTCAGTTTCGTCCCCCCTTGCTGGCTAATAACGAATGGAAGCAGAGCATCAACCGCGGGCAAACGCTCTTTTTCGTTACCGGTTGTGCGGCTTGCCATCAGGAACAAAAGGCTGCCGAGAAAAATGAAGAGGAGGAAGGGCGGGAGCCGCTGCGGCCTGAGGACTCCTTGTACGGCTTAGGGACATCCCAAGGGTCCACCCCCAAGTACGTCCTGGGTTCACTGGGCAGCAAGACGCGGCCCGAAGTGCTGGCGGACTATCTGCGCAATCCGCTCACCCTTCACCCCGGCGGACGCATGCCGCAGATGCAACTCCAGCCGCAAGAGGCCACAGACCTCGCCCGCTTCCTGTGCCTGAACCGGGATGACTCGATCCCCGCGGACCTTCCCCCCCTACCCTCCGTGGCACCTCAGAAATTGTTTGCTCTGCATGGCCAGCCTCTGCCCGATGGCTGGGACCAGCTTCCCGCCGAGAGACAATGGGGGGCGGCTGGGGAGATGCTGCTGGCGGCCAAAGGGTGCGTCAATTGCCATGACATCGAGGTCAACGGCAAGCCATTGCCAGCCCGCCTAGCCGTGCCCCTGGAACGCGTCCTGGCCACCAAGCACCCCGGCTGCCTGAACGAGCAGCAACAGCAGGGAAAGGCACCCCGCTATGCCCTCACCCCGGAGCAACGCGACGCCCTGCAAGCGTTTCTGCGGGACGGCTGGCAGGTCTCCGCCGCTCGGTCGCCAGCTTATGTGGCTCGCGTGGCCTTGCGCCGTTACGGCTGCTTGAATTGCCATGTGCGGGACGGGGAAGGCGGCATCCCGAATCCCCTGGCGGAACGGATGCGCCTGCTGGAGAAAGCGGAGAACGCCGACGATATCCGCCCTCCTGTGTTGACAGGCATAGGGCATAAAGCGCGCCGGAGCTGGCTTCAGGCCGTGTTGCTCGAGGGGCAGCGAGCCAGACCCTGGATGCAACTGCGCATGCCGCAGTACGGAGCGGACCACGTCGGCACCCTACCGGACGCCCTGCCCCGCTTGGAAGGGATGCCTCCGGATGACGAGGTTCGCAAAGTCCCGCTGAGCACCGAACTGATCGCGCAAGGCCGGCAGATCATCGGGAAAAGTGGCTTGGGCTGCATTTCCTGTCACGACATCAGCGGCATTGCCAATCCAGGAACCCGCGGTCCTGACTTGGCCACGATCCAGCAGCGCGTCCGCTATGAGTGGTACGAGCGTTGGCTTCACCAGCCCCTGCGCATGGCCCCCGGTACGCGCATGCCCCAGGCATTCGTGGATGGCCAATCCACACTCAAGACAGCCTTCGGAGGAAATCCCCAAGCGCAAGCCCAAGCGATGTGGGCCTATCTGTCGCTCGGACCCGGTTTACCCCTGCCGGAAGGGTTGGAACCGCCGAAAGGATTGATTCTAGCCGTTCGGGAGCGTCCCGAATTGCTCCGGACATTCCTGCCCGAAACCGGAGCGCGCGCCATCGCCATCGGTTATCCCCAAGGGGTGCATTTGGCTTTCAGCGCCGAACAATGCCGCCTCGTGTATGCCTGGAGCGGTAACTTCTTGGACGTTTCTCCCGTTTGGAACAATCGCGGCGGCGCCCCGGCGAAACTGCTCGGTCCCAAGTTTTGGACGGCCCCGCCCGTGCATCCCTGGGGGTGGACTTCCTCGGGCGCAGAACCACCCCTTTTCGAGAAACGCCTGCAAGACCCGGCATGGGGCGCACCCCTTCCCCAAGAGCCGCCCCGCGTCTACAGCGGCCCGCGGTTGGTCCGGTTCGACGGTTATTCCTTGGACGCCCAAGGCCGACCGGCTTTCCGCTATGCAATCCAGACGGAAGCCGGGAATAAGGAAGAAGTCCATATCACCGAGACCCCTGCACCTTTGCGCTCGGCGGTCGCTACCGGTCTGGCCCGACAGTTTCAATGGGAGGCACCCCCGCAAGGAACCCTGTGGTTTCTGGCCGCCACGGCGAGCGGTCCGCCCCGCGTGCAGGACGTGACTACGGGCCGCATCCGCCCCTGGAATGTCTCCAGCGAAGGAGCGGAGTTAGCGGCGACCGGCTGGCGAGTACTTCTCCCCCAAAGCGGCGGGGGAGTACTAGCTCTTGAAGCTCACCAAGCCCCTCCTGGCACTTGCTGGCACTGGGTGAAGCAGAACAACGGCGGGAGCTTGCTGCTCCGGTTCCCACCTCAGCAGCAGCGCTGGCAAGGCCAGATCACCGTGGCCATCTGGAGCCTGCCCCGCGATGAGGACGCCTTGCTCCGCGATCTGGGGAAATGA
- a CDS encoding NupC/NupG family nucleoside CNT transporter translates to MNNQALTLPRRGWKVPVRGVLLAVIGLCVATAWALPESPQGRSLLGVIAFLSLAAACSTRLEAIQWRPIVGGMILQITLAVLILRVPAVYDFFVATSDVIRKFIEFSDAGASFVFGPLVQAEQLEKGLGLSQGGGFIFVVKALPAVIFVSSFFTVLYHLGILQRVVRLFAWIMVRIMGTSGAESLSATANVFMGQTEAPLIVRPYIPAMTRSELLALMIGGMATIAGGVMVAYIAMLDKIGMGQQAYALLATSVMAAPCGLYLAKILLPETEEPLTRGQVKASVERSHANVIDAAAEGASQGMKLVLNITAMLIAFIAFVALINHVLARIDGWLGLQAAAGWSGPLSLERLLSWLFYPVALLLGVPAGDAAAAGELLGVKLALNEFVAYVLLAEKYGDQLQPRTVALLAYALTGFANFASIGIQLGGIGSMAPQRRGELAQLGLLALLGGFLATLINAAWAGLLLP, encoded by the coding sequence ATGAATAACCAGGCTTTGACTCTGCCGCGCCGCGGATGGAAAGTGCCCGTCCGCGGAGTTCTCCTTGCGGTCATCGGACTCTGTGTTGCTACGGCTTGGGCACTCCCGGAGTCGCCTCAGGGGCGTTCCCTCTTGGGAGTCATCGCCTTTCTTAGCCTGGCTGCCGCCTGTTCAACGCGCTTGGAGGCAATCCAATGGAGACCGATCGTCGGGGGAATGATCCTGCAAATCACTCTGGCGGTACTGATTCTCCGCGTCCCGGCCGTGTATGACTTCTTCGTGGCGACCAGTGATGTCATCCGGAAGTTCATCGAATTCTCTGACGCCGGTGCCTCCTTCGTCTTCGGGCCATTGGTGCAAGCGGAACAATTGGAAAAGGGGCTGGGACTGTCTCAGGGGGGCGGTTTCATTTTTGTCGTCAAGGCCTTGCCCGCTGTCATTTTCGTCTCCTCGTTTTTCACGGTCTTGTACCATTTGGGGATTCTGCAACGGGTCGTCCGGCTGTTTGCCTGGATCATGGTGCGGATCATGGGAACCAGCGGCGCTGAAAGTCTTAGCGCCACCGCCAATGTGTTCATGGGTCAAACGGAGGCTCCGCTGATTGTGCGGCCGTACATCCCGGCGATGACCCGTTCGGAACTACTCGCCTTGATGATCGGGGGCATGGCGACGATAGCCGGGGGCGTCATGGTGGCCTACATCGCCATGTTGGACAAAATCGGCATGGGGCAGCAGGCCTATGCCCTCTTGGCGACCAGCGTCATGGCGGCCCCCTGCGGACTTTACCTGGCGAAAATCCTGCTTCCAGAGACGGAAGAGCCGCTGACACGGGGTCAAGTCAAAGCGAGTGTGGAACGCAGTCATGCTAATGTCATCGATGCGGCAGCGGAAGGAGCCAGCCAGGGCATGAAACTGGTGCTGAATATCACCGCCATGCTCATCGCCTTCATTGCGTTTGTGGCCCTGATCAATCACGTATTGGCTCGAATCGATGGCTGGCTCGGATTGCAAGCCGCAGCCGGCTGGTCCGGACCGCTCAGCCTGGAACGGTTGCTCTCCTGGCTCTTTTACCCCGTGGCCTTGTTGTTGGGCGTTCCCGCGGGCGATGCGGCAGCGGCGGGAGAACTCCTCGGCGTCAAGCTGGCCCTCAACGAATTCGTCGCCTACGTCCTGTTGGCCGAAAAATATGGGGACCAACTCCAGCCGCGGACCGTTGCACTCCTGGCTTACGCCTTGACAGGCTTTGCCAATTTCGCTTCGATTGGCATCCAGTTGGGAGGAATCGGCAGTATGGCTCCCCAGCGGCGCGGCGAGCTGGCTCAACTCGGCCTGTTAGCCCTGCTCGGAGGTTTTCTCGCCACCTTGATCAACGCGGCGTGGGCAGGCCTGCTCCTTCCCTGA